Within Dermacentor albipictus isolate Rhodes 1998 colony chromosome 3, USDA_Dalb.pri_finalv2, whole genome shotgun sequence, the genomic segment TAGGTAACATTGCAAGTGTTAtgcttttaatgtttttttttggttAGTGATTTCATAATTTTTCCCACATGAAAACCTAAATAGAAATTATGATGGATACATTTGCCGGAATTTAACAGtttcaataaaacaaaaaaatgataGTTATATTTTTTATTAAATAATCCGATCTGGATGCCGGCCAAGCTGACTTGATTAAAAAAGACGTACAATGTAACAACACACAGGTTAAACCAAACCTTAACATTGCATGCGTGATGTGAACAACAGTAACAATAATAAATACAAGTATGCAATAGTGCATTGCCGTAACAAAGAACGAACTAGCGCCAATGAAAGGAAGAACGAAATGACCTTTAGGTAATGCAGTACGTTGTCGCATGTGACGTTGAGGTAGTCTACCTACAGTGCCATACGCTCACTTCATACTGCGGCTCGTTAGGTCTGGCCCGTACGATCGTATAACGTTATGCATTAGCACGGGTGCAACAGGCTTTCGTTTTCAGGTGTtaagagtgtaacatgctgccgaacttttttagTCTTCGTAGCGTACAAGGCGTCCTAAAAAATTCCCCGATCATTAGGATAGCCCATAATGCAAAATTCGAGACCAGCTATGTACGTGTTTTCTACTCGCGATATATGGAGGCAAATATTTTGATAAGGACTCATAGCAGATAACAAGCGCGACGGGTTTTTAAATGACTGATCAAAGTATCCAGTGAAATGGCTGGTGCTGCTTGGCTTACATGAAATACAACACATTtcacgtcgcgtatacaacccgATCGCGAAACAATTGCAAATCAAGAAAacgaacaaagaaaacaaattaaGCCGGAGCGAGAGCCGACGCGAACTGACAATAGTACGAAATGAGCGCTCTGGCTGAGACCAGAAGGCAGTACGAAAGGTGCGGTAGTGCGGGTCAGGATAAAACCATTTTCCCGCGCTCATATCACTCAAGGGGCAGCTATCATTGGGCTCCGCCTCCCGACTGTTCAATGCTCACGCCGCCTGctgctctgcgttcgctctttcatctttctctgttccgctcgttcgctcggttatgccaCCAACGCTTGCCGCTGGAGAGGATCATTAAAAGCTGCGCCATAAAGTGGAGCCGTATTTTAGCCGACGTAAAATAGTCTTTTTCAATGCCAAACGTCTCACTTCCGAGGGCACGTTTCTGGACTTTTGCCTGAATATTCCTTGTGAGCTTGTTGAAGACGGAGTTGTGTTTTTAATACTTTTATTACGAGTCTTTTTAATTTACTATCACTGACAGATATTCCTACTCTCCTGCATCGGTTCCATGTAGGACATACATGATGTATTAGATATGCAAGGCCTCCGTTATGCTTGCATCTCGAACGAGGAAAGTTCTTAATTTGCAGTTTAGCGTCACAGGCCACTGAAAGCACCAGTGTTTAATTTATGCCAATCTAGAGCCAACATCGAGCACTAAATACCAATGCAGCCACTTAGCGCTAAAATTGAGCGAGTCGCCTTACCATTACCGGGCGGTGTAGATTGTCAAACTCTCAATTGGTCAAAATGTGTTTTTGTCGTCCCATAGAAAGGGTCAACCATTTTGAGCTAATTTACCCATGTCCGTGCAGGAATGCTACTGGACCCGGAGAAAGGGAAGAGCAAGCGTCCTGCGGTGCCAGTAGAAAGGTTTCCAGCAGATGGGACACCTTACACGGGCAACCCAACAAACACACGCGTGATACGGCCCCCACTTTCAGAGCACGTGATCaatcatctgtcaagaagtcGAGCCACAAATGCGAAACATGTGGTAAATTGCTAAGCAAAACTTCTAGTCTAACTGAACATTACCGCACGCATACAGGCGAGAGACCCTTCAAATGCGAAATATGCAAGAAATCGTTCGCGCATAGGGGGACTTTCTATAAACATCAACAGATTCACGCAGGAGTGAAACCCCATATTTGCCGAATATGTACTAAACGATTCCTCAACAAATTGGACCTTAAGCGTCATCTGAGATCACATAGTACCGACAGACCTTTCGTGTGTGACATATGTAATTACTCCTATAAGGGGAACAGAGATCTCCTAATACACCGCAAAAGAAATCACTAGGGTAAAATCCCGTACAAGTGCAAGCACTGTGGATTTCGGTCCGCAAAGAAAACCTAGACGCACACCTGTGCCAGAATAGTAGGTGCGAATTGTGTGGAGTCGTTTAGAGATGAATCTCAACTGATTGCCCATGTCGTAACGCATACACGTGGCAGTCGTAACAGTGTGACTAGTGCGCAAGTGAAGTCAATCGCCCACGGGTATTGCCTAGGAACGTGACCATGAAGCCGTGCAGGAAAATAACGCTGGCATTCTCCCGCAGGAGCGAGAGACTAACTGAAGGCGTCGTGTGGATTGACGGGCTTCTTTTGACGTTCGAAACTGCTGAGGGAAATGCAAGATGTAAGGGTGTCGCGTGATTTTTTGAAATTACTTGACAAAACCTCCTCTCCAGAAGAATTTCGGATGCTTCAATGCCGAAGTATACAGCAGGTGCAGGCTAGAGCTCACTGTTTCCTAAACTAAGTTGTTGGCCAACATAGCCTTAGCAAACTCATTTCTAGACAAACCCTAATGGGCTGCAACTTTGTGTTTGTGTAACTAGAAGGTTGAATGATCGCACAAGATCCTTGACACCTCGTTCAGCTTTGTGCAAGCATTTTCACAGTGTACTTTTAAACAAGCTTTAGCTAACAATGCTTTTAATGATTCTGCAGTGCGAATAGAAAGGGGGACCTCACATGAGGATCCCTTTAAATAAGAGAGGCACTGTGTTCCTTTCAACTAATAAATAACTAACCTCTGCTGATATGAGGTCCTCGGGCATGGCTGCCTTTAAGACACAACTTTTACAATTATAGGCACAGGCATGGGAAGATTTATTTCCCTTGCATATTGTACAATACACGGTATGTTTTGGTTCTCTTTGGCTCTTGTATTCAAACCAAAGATTTTTGTTGTTTATCATCTGATGACAACACTGACACTTTATTAGACTCAAAACATTTGGCGCTTAAATATATTCAAATGcgaatattttatttattcttatATTGAGGTGGAACCTATGGCAGTTTTAAAGTGCAGTTTTTTGTTCACTCAGAAGTCGTCTCTTTTGAGTGGCGCTCCACTCTAGTTACGGCTGTTGAACTTTTAACCGGATGTGACAAACGTATCCCTATGGGCTACTACAGGAGGATTTAGATAGCTTTAGTTAATAGTATTGACCCGCGTACTTGTATATCTTTTTCCAGTGAACGCGTCTCACAGAATAACAAATTTTAAGTTACTGCTCAGGGCATGAGGCACCAGCATGTATCAGGACATTCTTCAATTGTCGAGCCTTGTGTAATCAAATTGTGCGCAATGTGAATACAGTTGTGCACACTGGAAGACACGCGAGCGCCGATTATAACGCTGACACCTTCCACGAAAAAAGTGGTAATAGCCGCTACTCGTTAATCGCAAAGCAGTTGTTCAACAATCGACTCCTGGTATGGTATGACAATCTTTATACCCGGCATTATCTTTCTCCCCGAATGTAACTTGTTTTGTTCGTTCTGGTTCGCCCAACAAGGTGTCCTTCATGAATAACGGTGCTTCTAACTGTGTTGTTCACAGTCACTACAGCGGGATATCTGGTATAGGTGCTTCGTGGAAACCGAATAAACCCTACAAGCCATGAAAATAGCGTGAACGTCATCATGGACATGGGAGCTAGCCGCAAGCTGCGACTACCACCCCAGTATGGACCTCTGCCCTAGAAGACTAGGAAGATCGTGGCCCAGACAACTGCCGCAATGAGTGCCCTTGTCACCTGCACCGACGTGTGCTGCAAAAACCAAGGAAGCCACCGATTATTCATGGATCACTGTTTGGAGATCTGATAAGCTGGCCGGAAGCCTACTCAAGAACCACTATGTTTAACAATTGAAACTGCGAAAAGCTGTAGTTTTGCTGCTTACATTTTTTACATCATTACAGTACTTCCACAAACATTCGCGAGCGTCATGCTTAAGGAGCAAGCTGAAGTTCAATGAGAAAACCGGGATCTTCAGGGCAGAAATGCACTGTTATTTCAGCCACATCGACCCGCACACGGCACAGATGAAACCATTTTTACTAATCTGCGGTTTTTGAGCAAGTAGTTTACGCCGGATTGATATGTAAAACGGCCAATGCCATTACGAAATTCCTAACGGAAGCAACGGGTATGAAAAAGACGATTCCAAAGCGCACTCGAAATATTATCGCCTGGCGTCCCACCATGGTGAAAAATTCAAGCACTAGGCTCCGACGAACTCCGGAAAACCACCAGAACATTTGCGCGTGAAGGACAACTTAACATGTTCTCTTCGAGGCAGCCTCAAATTGCCTAAATTGGTCGCGTCGTCTGAGAGGAGATCCAGCAGCCATTTGTCGTTACTGAATTGCCGCAGCTGAAGCCTGGAGTGATGGCATGCCTCCGCCTTCCCACCCGCACCTTACGACTGCTCACTCTGCTGAAATCCCGGAGAAGCCAGACACATCCATTGCTTATACccataccatgagatgcgactaAAACGTTGTGCAGTCAACTCTTTGCGTTCATGGCAAGACGAAAGACGGCGTGAAATTGCTGACTCTTTGGCTGCAACTGAATGGAGACTCCGACGACTTTCTCGGTCGCTGTCGCCAAGGCACTGCCTCTCACTGGAGCACCGAGGATAAACTGCGGCAATACGTGGCCGATGTGTGGGTCCGTATCCTGCTAACAAAACACAGCAAACAACGGAGGTGCGGTTTCTGTTCATTGAAGTGCCAAAGGTCCCCCGCCGCCAAAGTGAAATCAGTCTCTACGACAAAGAAACGACGCGCTGCAATTTCGACGAAGCTCCGAAGCAAAAACCACGCTGCCTAAAGGATACCTGACGATGCCACGAAACAGTGGGACAGTGCCATGGAGCCATGATCAGACACCTCGAAATAACTAAGACTATGAACTGTCAACATCGATGCTGTCGCCGCGCAGAGGCCACTTTAGTGGACCGAGGACCCGACTACTCCATCAGGAATTAATCCTTAACCACGCAGTCGATGACAGCTATGACTACATGGCAAGGGCCCCAAATCCGAGCAGCTGGAGGTCACCTGACAAGGACGACTGTTATGAGCACGTACGTCGAACAGCAGACGTACGTCGCAGGATCACAATTAGCCCGCCTACCCATCAAGCACCAGCCTAGGACAGTCAGACAGCGCTACAATCTTCGACGGCACTTCGTAACATACCAGGCCGGCAACTATGATTGGGTTTGCAACCCTATAAACCGACGTGGACTGAGTGAAATGCTACTTAATTTTGGACTCCACACGAAAATTCAGCGTATGTGAGCACGGCCCGTAAGCCCGTAACATGCCTGTGAGTAGTCCAAATTCTGTGCCAGTAAGCGGTTTTACCTTAGCTAACCAAATATCATTGCACTGCTTTAATTTTCTTTACTACGTGTTCTTTTGGTCTTCGCTCTCGTTTGGTGCTCGTAGCCCTGGTACGATGTATTTAATGTAGGCGTATTGACACGTAtgccgatccgtcgctcgaagtcgtcgctgtCACGTACAAAATCGCGCTCACGGGGTTTAGCCTTTAAGTTATCGCTCCGCGAATGCCGTATCGGAACCTTCTGGGTCATTTTCCCTGATTTTGTCTGCTGTCTATGTTGTGCTGCAACCTTGTGTATTCAGTTTGCATACATGACGAGAATGCTGTTCAACATTCTGTAACACGCTTGAGCCCATAGAATTAGTCTGGAATCGTTGACTAAACAGTTATAAATAACTGACTCGCTTGAGCCGCAGATGAGTTTTCTGACTGTGTAGGAATGTACTAACCGTTATCATTCAGCCCGCTCGAAGCTTGTTTTGTGGACACAGTTTCGCTAAATAAAGTTGGTTTCGCGACTCCCAGTTCTTTCTACTGTGTTCCACACCATCACTGCGAGGTGAAACTACCGACGATTATCTCGCATCTTACCGGAACCTTAGTCGGTAGTAAAAGAGAAGCCTCTCATCCAGGTAGAAGCTGTCTGCGTTGTCTCGCATTTATTTTGCTGCAGATGTACTATCTGTGGCAAAAgaaacgcgaacagcggagcCCGTGTCCGAATCATAACGGAATGAAATGTCGGCGCCGTCCGCTCGTCTTACTTCACTGGGCGATTGTGCTCGTCCTATACTGTGATATTTTCGCATCTGCtttcttagatttttttttctagccttgaaatgaaatagaaacGAAATCAAGAAGAAATTGTCGAGGTGAAGGGCCAGCATCACCGACCCAGGAGGGCAAACCAGACGTGTCCTGCTCTCAATGCTGATGACTGGCAGACGGTGCGCAGTAAACTTTCGCGTTCCGCTTCGGAAACACACTCCGCAGTTTGCGCCTCATTCGGCGCCTATAGCAGAATATTTCAGCATATTGTTTGAGCATATGAAGCGCAACTTTTGCTAGCAAACATACGTACCCGCCGAGAATCTTTCCTAGAAACTTTCCCTCACTAAAAGAATTAAAGAAAcgctaaattaatggaaatgaaactggatgaataaacaacttaCCGAAGGTGGGGAAGCATCCCACGTCTTCGAAATGCGCGAGCGATGCTCTATAACATACGAGAATATTCGTTCACGGGGACACCGGCGCAGGACGCCATCGCCGACACCTAATTTTCTGTCATACGTATGGCGCCGTTACCGCTTTCCTGTTAAAATTTATCGTTCCATAAACAAAATACTATACACGCAAAATACCGGTCACCTGCTGGAATGAGCATTGTAGCAAgacgcgaaagaaacaaaaggaagCACGGCGCATACTTCGTCGATACCCGAGCGCGTAAAATATTATAAATTCAGAAAGGTAAGTCATAGAGCAGGCGACACAGTGGCAGGCTAAAGAACAGGCTGGAGGAAGTCTCGAAAGCCAAGGTTTATCGCAAAACACACTTCTTTTTCTTCGGGCAGGTCATCGTAATGGTAACGTAATGGCAGGTCATCGTAATGGAAATTACATGAGCATTGCGTGACCCATATGCGTCTTCAAATCGCGTGTTCATGCTCACTATACTGTATTTCTAATGGAGGATCGGGTAGCTGCTAACAAGAGAAATTGCACATGACAACCTGCTTGATGTACAACAAGCTTCAAACGATCAGCGTCTCATCTTGCCTCGATTTGTTATCAGAATTGAGTCGTGTTTTACATGGCGGCCATTCTTTTATGGCACCACCATTTTCATAGTAGACTGAAACTGCGAGTAAATGAAGCCTGCGCAAGTTGTGGTTCAAACGACACCGAGAAAGGTGGGTTTGAATGCGCACATGGCGAGAGCGCATTGAAGAGAGGCTCGTCTACTGACTCGGCTTGTTTCTGTCTGCCGCCAAGCGATCACACTTGGCTCGTTGTATCCCATACTGGAATAAAGGTTGTGCAACACGAACCTGATAGGTTCGATATAGGCAACAGCGTATTTGATTTAACGACTGCGGCGCTCGTCGTGGTGGGCATGAAACTCGATTTTCGACTGTGGCGCAATTACTGGCCGGGACGCGCAACTGTCCTCAGTGCGCGACGCCCGATGGAGCTACGACTAGGAACGACGCATGAGTGTTCGTCACCGAAGAAGCACGGAATGTGCGAAGCATTTGCAGTTCTTTACTTCTAGGAAGTGGGAAGGCAGCACTGCAACTTGTGGATAACAGAACAAAGTGGGCGCCCCCGTCAGGCGATAGAAGTATGTGCTTCATTCGAACAAAGCCTGAGAGTCAGAAGAACTGTCACATGTGGTAATCATATGCCTATACGGCTAATTAGACTTGTATACTTTCTGCAGTTTCACGAGTCATTTCACGAGCAACAGTTTCTCCCCTGCAAGCTATGCACTTCACTTTGACTAGAGCATGAAAAACACTAACGATATCGTCACGTcaacacttttttttaaatgGGAGGGGGGTTGTTAGGTTAGATTATTTGGCGGAAAGATAGCTAGGGTTATCGGGGCACCTTTGCTAGCATTCAAACATTTGCCCTGCTGCGTCAAGCTAGTAGCGCACTCTATCGTCTAGTTTTTGCAAGATATTCAATCTCATTTCATTCTAAATCCCGAAGTGCCGAAAGCGTTGTTTGTAGTCGTTCTGGGCACTGAGTGCGCATGGGCGGGAATTCAACATCGCGCAGTGGCGAATACACACCAGACCGTTAAACATCGAAACATTACGCATGGCTGAAGAAGCAAGCAACGAATACACGCCTCCTGCGTTCAACTTCACGCACGAAGCAACCCCAAGTACAAGCCGTGACAACACCCAGGGCGCTTCGTCTGCTCTGGGCGCCTACCCAACGTAAGCTTTTACCGCATGTCACTTTTTCATTGAATACTGTTGCCCTTAGACTTGGCCAAGATAACAGGCTTTTACATCTGTTCATTTGTTCCCACGTATACTAAGTCCTCGTTGACGGCCAACTTGATCTTTTAATCCTAGGAGAATGCCATCAGACTTGAAAGTAGAAAATATCCAGAAGCAGCCAACTTCCTGTCGCCTTGTCCGTgttctgcttctcgattttttctactttcaagtttgctaGCATTCTCCTAGGGTAAccatgtaccaactggcccgacAAGAAACTCTCTTGAGATTTTAAATTGGGGCTTTCTTAGATATAGACGCGTCGATGCACGGGCGGTGCGGAAATATTGTCATGTACAGCGCAAAGCCAGCTGTTTAGCGTTCGCGGTAAAACTTATGCCAACGAGAAATGAATTGATTTAACGAAGAAAATATTTTTCGCTTATGTATGATTAttgcactgcccccccccccttcttggaGCTCTAGCTTGAAGTACCGGGTGCAAGTCCGGATGTGACCACCATATTTCCATGAAAGCGCACTGTGAAACGACTCGTGTTTCCTGCCTTTCGCTGCTCGTTACAGAAGCACCGGTGGTGATCTTCTATATACAGTTTCCAATGTGGCATACGTTTTATCAGGTGCTGCTTCTGGCGCGAAAAACGTAGGAACTCATTAGTTTTGAGCGAACTGCCTCCCAAGATTTGCCGAATTGGTGCATTAGGAATTTGCCCATGATTTGCCGAAAGGCCTCGAAACCGAACTAGAGCGATACGCGGATGGCACTGTCGAAAACAAAGGGGAGGGGCGGACACTCTTGCGCCTATTGTTAGCCTTCCCACTgcaccctcctttttttttcgaaaacggTAGGAGGCGCCAATTCACTGGTCGCCGACAGTCGTTAGGACGGTTATGTGCTGCAGTGACTTACAGCTGGTCATTTTTTTCTAGCATGCTTTTcatatttttagagcgcagctcttatgcggccgttcctgcgtttagcgtaaGTTATTTTCAGATATAACCGTTAGGAGGTGATGCATATCTTATGGAGCACATAGTGTCACGCATTACAGCTAGACAGGCAGATTTCCCCGGGAAGTAGCTCATGAATGCTTACGCATCAGAGCAGTGCTGCTATTGGCCAcgcttcggtgcacaaagttatcAGTAACCGCAATATCAAACAGCTTTATCAATGGGCCCTGGCGATGTGTGAAACTCTCCACTTTGTATGAAGACATGaatggtgggagtgccaacagttactagaacagcgtcctcctttccactttgtttccgatggCAGCCGTCGCGTATTGCCCATGGCACAGTTCGAAGCTATCTGACACGCGCTCCTCTGCTCTCGCTCGTGTTGCTCACGATAGTACTTTCAGGATGCTACGTCAAAGTTAACAAAAATGCTGTAATTTGCCACATAAAAGAAAGTGTGAACAAGTATGTAGTACCTGCAAAACACTATCTTTAGAATACGTAAGTTTGGTGGAGGAAAAGGCAAAAGTTGCATTAAAAGAATGGTTTGTCCGTTTACCTGTGCTGCCTAAGGGGGAACGATGCGTATTAAAAAGAAAGTGCGCTGTCGCGCAAGCTTACCTTTTTCCCGCTCGGAGTAGTTTGGCCGATGAAGCCAAttctgcttttgttttttgcAGGGTTCTTTTATCACTGAAATTTGTACAACAGGGCTGCAAATGGTTTTTTCAGCAAACTTTGGCGACAGTATATACCAGCGATAAAGAAGTGCAAAGCCATGGTGTTCCGCGGGGCCCTTTACCATTCGTGAACAATCGCTATAGCACGTCGCGTTTCAGCTGCGATTATGCTGTGCATTGCACCATTCGTCAGAATTTTAACCATTTGTATCCCAGGTGCCACAAACGTGGCAGTGTTATTTTAATTTTTTCAAGGTAGAAAATATGCTCTAGGAACCCCGTGTTCCTAGCTGCCACGAACGTGGCAGCTGGTGCTTGCACTCACTGTCAGTAGATGGCACCACGGGGACCGCACAACAGCATTTTGAGCATCGAAAACATGGACTCCACGTGCAGCCGGCCAAGGCGGTAAGTGTGCGTTATTTTTCTGTTGTGGTAACCTGAACTCTGATAATTTAATATTGAAAGCACCGACAGCAGTTTTGCGGAAGTCTAGCGAATATACTTACGCAGTTTCATGTAGCTACGACTGTTCCTTGTAGAACATTTCACTTCGTTCAGCTTACATACACATTTGTGGCAGCCAGGAAGCTGGGGTCCGTCCTTCCAGAGAAATGCATGAACGATTATGATTTCATTGGCATTTATGTCACAGTATTTGCGGCACCGAATTTAATTTCCATCAAGTGAACCTTCATACTTGTTGTCTAGCAGCGACTTGTGTTGGTGTATTGATTCTGAAGAACGTTTTTTTATATGCAGGCAGCACTTGACTGACAAAGAAATTCAAGCAATTCTTTTCGAATACCCTAGTGGAAGTGAAGACGAAAACTTGGAGGGGTCGGATTGCGATGAAGAATACACGTCGCAGGAGAGAACAGTGCAGAATGCCAGCGAAAGTTCTTCAGACAGTGAAGAATCGCAGGTCACATCAaccaaaaaaagaagcaaacaaaaatttgGCACTGGGCGAAAAAGGACATCAATATCAATCGGGGAGAGGAAGAAAGCGTTTTGAAGCCTGCGGACGGTTTAGAAAGAGTGAAGAGCCTCTTGAGCATGTTCCTGAAACTCGTTGACTCTGACCTCATTGGGTTCCTCACTTTCGAAACGAACAGATTCAGGACCCAAGAAAATCGCACGCGAATCCTTCCGGTGTGAGTCCTCGAGATGCGCACGTTTATTGGCATTGTCCTTTACATGTCTGTTGGTGACCTTCCTTTTAGAAGGATGTACTGGTCAGCGAACACTCGTCAAGCGGATATCGCCAACTGCATGACAAGAAACAGGTTCGACGAAATCATGTCTCTATTTCATGCAGGGAACAATGATGAAGCGCGGGAAAAAGGAGAAGGCTATGACTGTCTGCATAAGGTGCGACATGTGCTTACGAGCCTAAATAACACATTTTCACAAGCTGCCAAACTTGAAACTTGCGTTGCTGTAGATGAAATGCTTATCCCTTTCAAGGGCCGACATTCTCTGAAAGTTTATATGAAGAGTAAGCCTAAAAAATGGGGCTACAAAGCTTGGGCCCTGGCAGGCTGGTCTGGATACGTATATCGGCTTTACATGTATGGTGACAACCTAATTGAAGACCCCCCGAACACCCCGGAAGACATAGGCCAAAGTGGGAAGGTCGTTTTGCGACTCACTCATGATTGCCCTCCGGGAACAGAAGTATTTTTGGACAACTTTTTCGCTTCCATCAAGcttttaaatgaaatgaaaatgagagGACTTGGAGCGACTGCCACCATCAGAAAAACAAGATGTGGGAACTGCCCTCTGAAAACtgaaaaagaattgaaaaaagcAGAGAGAGGATCACTCGACTTCCGCTCAGAAAAGAGCACAGGAATTGTCATCTGTGCCTGGAACGACAACCGCACAGTGACAGCTGCATCAAACATCCACAGCATTGAACCTTTTGATACATGCAGGTGCTACGACAGAAAGACCAAGACTTATGTGGATGTGCAGAGGCCCAACATCATTAGGGTGTACAACCAGAGCATGGGTGGAGTAGACAAAGCCGATATGCTTCTGTCATTTTACAGAAATGACTTAAAAACAAAGAAGTGGTACAAAAGGATATGCTTTCACCTTATCGATCTTGCGGTTGTGAACGCTTTTCTGCTTTACCGCGACGCGAATTCGGCAGATATGCAGCTGGTTGACTTCAAGTTCCGGGTGGCACTTGGATTGATGCGCTCACTCGAGGGCATGCCCGGATTGAACCGGGATGGTGATGATCCTGTGCCTGCTAGTGTTGTGTCACCAACTAGTTCATTGAAGGCATCAGGCTCAGCAGCTGGAGTTGTTTCAAAGAAAGCCCATCATGTTGAACATTCTGTGCGGCACGACAACGTTGGCCATGGGCCAGTGAAAGTGGTGCAAAAGAACGCCCCCATGTGCAAGTTATGCTCATACACCAGGCGCACAAGGTTCTTTTGCAAAAAGTGTTCTGTGTATTTGTGCGTTGATGCACAAAAAACCAACTGTTTTAAGAAATTTCATGCATCCTAAATTTTCGGGGGAATTTCTACCCCCACTCCTAGCTGCAACGTTTGTGGCATAATAAAATTTCCTATAAAATGAAGAGGGATTGTTTTAACTTTTTTCACGTGTCTTTCCATGAACATGAACTCTTTAAAAATATAGATTTCAGCAATGTTCACCTCATGAAACACCTGTGGGATATAAAGGGTTAAGGCGAAATCCTTAGAGCTGTTTCAACGTCGCCTTCCCCATCGCTGCTGCTAATCATGCTAGAAAAAGCACATGTGTATAATATtgaggtaattaaggcactccaactcatgacctttggtgggagggAAACCCGTTACATTTTGTGTTAATTAGGTCGAAGTTGATTAAGGTAGCTTTAAATATGGCCCTCGATCCCACATAAgaacaagtaataagaagtaacatGTATTCGAATGAGAACGTCGAGTAATTCCATGGATGTCTCTTGCGCGCGGagactttcgccttcaccctctttgctgtgtgcatttttttctttatgttctAACAATAAACGGTCTCCCTCAAGAAATTCTCGGATATGCAGTGGGGAGTCACATAGTAGAAGCCAACTCAGCGTCGCTTGCAGAGAAATATTTATGAACTCCATCCTCGTTGTTCCTCAATTCATTCGAATTCATTATTTCATTCTGAATTTGTTCAAATTATGATTTGGCTACGAGACAGAAATTTCTTTTGCACATAGGGCAAGTCACTTATGCCCATTATTTCAAGTACAACCTAAAGTATAATATGTTCCTCATAGCACCGGGATCCATGAGAGATGTATCTACTTAGCGTGAAAACGTCACACTCACCACGGTGATGCCGAATCACAACCGACGAGTACAAAGGGGAATTTTTCTCACATGAGCGCAGCCTCGCATCATAAATGCAGAAACCATATGCAGTGTCACTTTTATATTTTAACCTG encodes:
- the LOC135905343 gene encoding piggyBac transposable element-derived protein 3-like, translating into MKMRGLGATATIRKTRCGNCPLKTEKELKKAERGSLDFRSEKSTGIVICAWNDNRTVTAASNIHSIEPFDTCRCYDRKTKTYVDVQRPNIIRVYNQSMGGVDKADMLLSFYRNDLKTKKWYKRICFHLIDLAVVNAFLLYRDANSADMQLVDFKFRVALGLMRSLEGMPGLNRDGDDPVPASVVSPTSSLKASGSAAGVVSKKAHHVEHSVRHDNVGHGPVKVVQKNAPMCKLCSYTRRTRFFCKKCSVYLCVDAQKTNCFKKFHAS